The DNA window CCCGATCAGCGGCGCGCCGCGTACCCGCAGGCTGTGAATGTGGCCCACCAACTCCTCCACGCTGTCGCAGGCGCGCCACCGCTTTTCCTGCGGCAGGGCTTGCTGATCGAGGATCCAAAGGCGGTTGTCTCGCAGGGTCAAACTGGTGGTGTTAAGCGCTTGCATCGGCGGTTAATTCCTTGTTGCGTGGTTATTGCATCTGAAACGCTATTCTGCCAACATGACTTCCAGATGTATAGACGTCCAAATGCTTTTACGTCTAAATAGATAAAATCGCTGGGGCCAGTGAGAGAGAACAGAGGGGTTGGGGAATGTCGCTTTATCGTACGTTTACGGCTGCCGATGCCGTTGAATACGCCCGTCAATACGGACAGGTGGCCGATCCGCAGGCGCTGGTGAGCGCCGACGAGATCGGTGACGGCAACCTGAACCTGGTGTTCAAGATCCGCGATCGCGAAGGCGTGAGCCGGGTGATCGTCAAACAGGCGTTGCCGTACGTGCGCTGCGTGGGCGAATCCTGGCCGCTGACGCTGGATCGGGCGCGCATCGAAGCGGAAACGCTGCTGATCCACGGTGATTTCTGTCCGCGACATACGGTGAAGGTGCTGCATCACGATCCCGAGTTGGCGGTGATGGTGCAGGAAGATCTCTCCGATCACCGCATTTGGCGCAGCGAGCTGGTACAGGGGCATTACCACCCGCTGGCGGCTGGGCAGCTGGCGGAATACCTGGCGCAGACGCTGTTCCATACCTCCGACTTTTATCAATCGGCACAACAGAAAAAAGCGGAAGTCAGTCGCTTCACCAACCCCGAGCTGTGCCAGATCACCGAAGATCTGTTCTTTACCGACCCTTACATCGACCATGAACGCAATCAGTTCGAGGCGGCGCTGTTGCCGCAGGTGCAGGCGCTGCGTGAGGATGCGCCGCTAAGACTGGCGGTCGCCGGCCTGAAACATCGCTTCCTCAGCAAGGCGGAGGCGCTGCTACACGGAGATATTCACAGCGGTTCGATCTTCGTGGCGGAAGGACGGTTAAAAGCGATCGACGCTGAATTCGGTTTCTACGGCCCTATCGGCTTCGATATCGGCACGGCGCTAGGTAACCTGCTGCTCAACTACTGCGGTCTGCCGGGGCTATTCGGGCCGCGCGACGCCGCCGCCGGGCGCGAGCAGCGGCTGCAGGATGTGCGCGAGCTGTGGTTGATTTTCGCCGATCGTTTCCTGGCCCTGTGCCACCAGCAAAGCCGCGATGCGGCGCTGGCGGCGCCGGGTTATGCCGAGCAGTTTCTGCAGCAGGTCTGGAGCGACGCGATAGGGTACTGCGGCACCGAACTGATTCGGCGCACTATCGGCCTGGCGCACGTCGCCGATCTGGACAGCATCGCCGACGCCGATATGCGCCTCGACTGCCAGCGCCACGCACTGGGATTGGGGCGCACGCTGATCGTCAATGCGCCACATATAGAGCATATTGACGCGCTGTTGGCGCGTATTCGTCAGCAAGGCTGAAAGTCTTGGCAATGAGGCAAACCCGGCTGCGGCCGGGTTTTTTATTTTTTAATAACTTATAGGTATCAGCAATAGAATAGATAAATTCTTTTTAACTAAAAATATATTTTTCTCGCGTCTAATTTGTAAATTTAATTATATTTTTTGACCGTTGGTTACATGTCATTAATATTGTGCGAGACGTATCATTGATGATTATTTTTCAGGCCTCTGTTGAGGTGGCAAAAATAATAAATGGTAGCCTGTGCTTTTTTTGATCGTTTTATTGTGGGGGCGCAAAGAGAAAATAAGATTTTTTATAGATAAAATCTATCACGCCGCCGTTACTTTTTTGTGGCGTGGGTGCGTCTTGTTTTTGCATGAATAAAGTTGCGGCTTGATTATCTCAATATTACCTCCTAGATTGTTCGAAGGTCAGATAAGCAAAAATAAATAACGCAAGGTTATTAACTATTAATCACCTTTGGCCTCGGTTTGTCTGATTATTTCTATTAAGACTGGAGTCCTCCATGCAATTAACGCCTAGAGAAATCGAAAAGCTAATGGTCTATACGCTGGCCGACGTCGCCTTAAAGCGAAAGTCCAGAGGGATAAAGCTTAATTACCCCGAGGCGGTGGCGATTATTACCACCGCGGCACTGGAAGGCGCCCGCGAGGGCAAAACGCTGGAAGAGGTCATGAACGACACGCGGCAGGTGTTAAGCCGCGACGACGTGATGGATGGCGTGGCGGATCTGATCCCGCACGTGCAGGTTGAAGCGATTTTCAGCGACGGTAGTCGTCTGGTGACGGTGCACGATCCGATCCAATAAGCGCGTCCCCTGAGAGCCACGGATAAACTTTATCAGCGCAGGTATTTTCGATGAAAAAGCATGACCAAGAAAAGCACGTGCCGCCGGGCGGCTATATCCTGTCCGAAAGTCCCATCACCTTCAATGAAGATCGCGAGGCCATTATTTTAACGGTGCGTAATACCGGCGACAGGCCTATTCAGGTCGGCTCGCATTTTCATTTCTTTGAAGCCAACAAAGCGTTGCAGTTCGATCGTGCTGCCGCCTTTGGTAAACGTTTAAATATCACCGCTACGACGGCGATCCGTTTTGAACCCGGCGATGAGATCGAAGTGGCGCTTATTGCCATCGGCGGTAAACAAACGGTGTATGGCTTTAATAATCTGGTGGACGGCTGGGCGGGGGATAGCCCGGTAG is part of the Serratia surfactantfaciens genome and encodes:
- a CDS encoding urease subunit gamma, which produces MQLTPREIEKLMVYTLADVALKRKSRGIKLNYPEAVAIITTAALEGAREGKTLEEVMNDTRQVLSRDDVMDGVADLIPHVQVEAIFSDGSRLVTVHDPIQ
- the mtnK gene encoding S-methyl-5-thioribose kinase → MSLYRTFTAADAVEYARQYGQVADPQALVSADEIGDGNLNLVFKIRDREGVSRVIVKQALPYVRCVGESWPLTLDRARIEAETLLIHGDFCPRHTVKVLHHDPELAVMVQEDLSDHRIWRSELVQGHYHPLAAGQLAEYLAQTLFHTSDFYQSAQQKKAEVSRFTNPELCQITEDLFFTDPYIDHERNQFEAALLPQVQALREDAPLRLAVAGLKHRFLSKAEALLHGDIHSGSIFVAEGRLKAIDAEFGFYGPIGFDIGTALGNLLLNYCGLPGLFGPRDAAAGREQRLQDVRELWLIFADRFLALCHQQSRDAALAAPGYAEQFLQQVWSDAIGYCGTELIRRTIGLAHVADLDSIADADMRLDCQRHALGLGRTLIVNAPHIEHIDALLARIRQQG
- a CDS encoding urease subunit beta, coding for MKKHDQEKHVPPGGYILSESPITFNEDREAIILTVRNTGDRPIQVGSHFHFFEANKALQFDRAAAFGKRLNITATTAIRFEPGDEIEVALIAIGGKQTVYGFNNLVDGWAGDSPVAAGERVKKTVDVKRAIELGYKNFEQTPTKTNGE